The following proteins come from a genomic window of Pedosphaera parvula Ellin514:
- a CDS encoding MFS transporter, with protein sequence MRKPSVGIIFLTVFIDLIGFGLVIPLLPIYAKNFNATGWQIALVMAAYSFMQFVFAPFLGRLSDRIGRRPVLLTSTAGAAVSYLIFAYASMQQGGTALILLIASRAFAGVCGANITVAQAYIADITPPENRSKRMGLIGMAFGLGFIFGPILAAVARTYFGDSGPGWAAFALCAINFFLALTILPESWKPSSEHVAPRPHLAQWMHTLSRPKVGLLIGIFFLATFCFTCFESTLGLLILSKFSLKFDSAKGIRTVSYLFIYAGLVGALVQGGATGRLVKALGEPKLIALSLFLVAISLGPLPFAQNWTQVLILLALLSIGSSLTRPPVFGMISNFSSAQEQGVTIGVAQSAGSLARIIGPLFALPLFTYQQSYPYLICGAISLLTGILAWQRLSRDHAPAVAAEPQKAGS encoded by the coding sequence ATGAGAAAACCTTCTGTTGGCATTATATTTTTGACCGTATTCATCGACCTCATCGGATTCGGGCTCGTCATTCCCCTGCTGCCGATTTACGCAAAGAATTTCAATGCGACCGGTTGGCAGATTGCGCTGGTCATGGCTGCATACTCCTTCATGCAGTTTGTCTTCGCACCTTTTCTGGGTCGTCTCTCGGATCGCATCGGTCGCCGCCCGGTTCTGCTTACCAGCACCGCGGGAGCCGCAGTTTCTTATCTGATTTTTGCCTACGCCTCGATGCAGCAAGGAGGCACAGCACTCATCCTCCTTATAGCCTCACGCGCATTCGCTGGTGTTTGCGGTGCCAACATTACTGTGGCCCAAGCTTATATTGCCGATATCACCCCTCCCGAAAACCGTTCCAAACGAATGGGCTTGATCGGCATGGCGTTCGGGCTCGGATTTATCTTCGGCCCAATCCTGGCCGCTGTCGCGCGAACTTATTTCGGCGATTCCGGTCCCGGTTGGGCGGCGTTTGCTCTGTGCGCCATAAATTTCTTTCTCGCTCTGACCATCCTGCCTGAAAGCTGGAAACCCTCTTCCGAACATGTTGCTCCGCGTCCTCATTTGGCTCAATGGATGCACACCCTGTCGCGGCCAAAGGTCGGCCTTCTGATCGGCATTTTCTTCCTGGCAACCTTCTGTTTCACCTGCTTTGAATCCACGCTCGGCTTACTCATTTTGTCAAAATTTTCCCTTAAGTTCGATTCGGCTAAGGGCATCAGAACAGTGTCTTATCTGTTCATTTACGCAGGCTTGGTTGGGGCGCTGGTTCAGGGCGGTGCCACCGGTCGCCTGGTCAAAGCCTTGGGTGAACCGAAGCTCATCGCCCTGAGCTTGTTTCTAGTTGCCATAAGCCTGGGACCATTGCCCTTCGCACAAAACTGGACTCAGGTCTTGATTCTACTGGCTCTTCTCTCGATTGGTTCCAGTTTGACCCGCCCTCCAGTATTCGGAATGATTTCCAACTTCAGTTCTGCCCAGGAACAAGGGGTCACGATTGGTGTTGCCCAAAGCGCAGGCAGTCTGGCCCGCATTATTGGTCCACTATTCGCCCTGCCACTTTTTACATATCAGCAGTCGTATCCTTACTTGATTTGTGGTGCAATCTCTCTGCTTACCGGAATTCTCGCCTGGCAACGCCTCAGTCGAGATCACGCGCCAGCAGTTGCGGCTGAACCGCAAAAGGCCGGCTCATAA